In Aythya fuligula isolate bAytFul2 chromosome 25, bAytFul2.pri, whole genome shotgun sequence, a single genomic region encodes these proteins:
- the PPARD gene encoding peroxisome proliferator-activated receptor delta isoform X2 translates to MEQPQEEVPEVREEEEEEEEAVMVASGASDPSAGPDSSLPSSSYTDLSQSSSPSLSDQLQMGCEEAASGALNVECRVCGDKASGFHYGVHACEGCKGFFRRTIRMKLEYEKCERSCKIQKKNRNKCQYCRFQKCLSLGMSHNAIRFGRMPEAEKRKLVAGLTASEISCQNPQVADLKAFSKHIYNAYLKNFNMTKKKARGILTGKASSTPPFVIHDMDTLWQAEKGLVWKQLVNGIPPYKEIGVHVFYRCQCTTVETVRELTEFAKSIPSFVGLYLNDQVTLLKYGVHEAIFAMLASIMNKDGLLVANGNGFVTREFLRSLRKPFNEIMEPKFEFAVKFNALELDDSDLSLFVAAIILCGDRPGLMNVKQVEEIQDNILRALEFHLQSNHPDAQYLFPKLLQKMADLRQLVTEHAQLVQKIKKTETETSLHPLLQEIYKDMY, encoded by the exons ACAACCACAGGAGGAAGTACCTGAGGtcagggaagaggaggaggaagaggaagaggcagtGATGGTGGCCAGCGGAGCCTCAGACCCAAGCGCAGGACCAGACAGCTCGCTGCCTTCGAGCAGCTACACAG ACCTTTcgcagagctcctctccctccctgtcGGACCAACTGCAGATGGGCTGCGAGGAGGCGGCCTCGGGGGCGCTGAACGTGGAGTGCAGGGTCTGCGGGGACAAAGCCTCGGGCTTCCACTACGGCGTGCACGCCTGCGAGGGCTGCAAG GGCTTCTTCCGCCGGACAATCCGCATGAAGCTGGAGTACGAGAAGTGTGAGCGGAGCTGCAAGATTCAGAAGAAGAACAGGAACAAGTGCCAGTACTGCCGCTTCCAGAAGTGCCTCTCGCTGGGCATGTCACATAACG CGATCCGCTTCGGCCGCATGCCGGAggcagagaagaggaagctggTGGCGGGGCTGACGGCGAGCGAGATCAGCTGCCAGAACCCACAGGTGGCCGACCTGAAAGCTTTCTCCAAGCACATCTACAACGCCTACCTGAAAAACTTCAACATGACCAAAAAGAAGGCGAGAGGTATCTTGACCGggaaggccagcagcacccca CCTTTCGTGATCCATGACATGGACACCCTGTGGCAAGCAGAGAAGGGGCTGGTGTGGAAGCAGCTGGTGAATGGGATTCCCCCCTACAAGGAGATCGGGGTGCACGTCTTCTACCGCTGCCAGTGCACCACGGTGGAGACCGTGCGGGAGCTCACCGAGTTCGCCAAGAGCATCCCCAGCTTCGTCGGCCTCTACTTGAACGACCAAGTGACTTTGCTGAAGTACGGGGTGCACGAGGCCATCTTCGCCATGCTGGCCTCTATCATGAACAAGGAcgggctgctggtggccaaCGGGAACGGCTTTGTGACCCGCGAGTTCCTGCGCAGCCTGCGCAAGCCCTTCAACGAGATCATGGAGCCCAAATTCGAGTTTGCTGTGAAGTTCAACGCGCTGGAGCTGGATGACAGTGACCTGTCTCTGTTTGTGGCTGCCATTATCCTGTGTGGAG ACCGTCCTGGCCTGATGAACGTGAAGCAGGTGGAGGAGATCCAGGACAACATCCTGCGGGCGCTGGAGTTCCACCTGCAGTCCAACCACCCCGACGCCCAGTACCTCTTCCccaagctgctgcagaagatggCCGACCTGCGGCAGCTGGTGACGGAGCACGCCCAGCTGGTGCAGAAGATCAAGAAGACGGAGACCGAGACCTCCCTGCACCCTCTCCTTCAGGAGATCTACAAGGACATGTACTAA
- the PPARD gene encoding peroxisome proliferator-activated receptor delta isoform X1 encodes MEQPQEEVPEVREEEEEEEEAVMVASGASDPSAGPDSSLPSSSYTDLSQSSSPSLSDQLQMGCEEAASGALNVECRVCGDKASGFHYGVHACEGCKGFFRRTIRMKLEYEKCERSCKIQKKNRNKCQYCRFQKCLSLGMSHNAIRFGRMPEAEKRKLVAGLTASEISCQNPQVADLKAFSKHIYNAYLKNFNMTKKKARGILTGKASSTPQPFVIHDMDTLWQAEKGLVWKQLVNGIPPYKEIGVHVFYRCQCTTVETVRELTEFAKSIPSFVGLYLNDQVTLLKYGVHEAIFAMLASIMNKDGLLVANGNGFVTREFLRSLRKPFNEIMEPKFEFAVKFNALELDDSDLSLFVAAIILCGDRPGLMNVKQVEEIQDNILRALEFHLQSNHPDAQYLFPKLLQKMADLRQLVTEHAQLVQKIKKTETETSLHPLLQEIYKDMY; translated from the exons ACAACCACAGGAGGAAGTACCTGAGGtcagggaagaggaggaggaagaggaagaggcagtGATGGTGGCCAGCGGAGCCTCAGACCCAAGCGCAGGACCAGACAGCTCGCTGCCTTCGAGCAGCTACACAG ACCTTTcgcagagctcctctccctccctgtcGGACCAACTGCAGATGGGCTGCGAGGAGGCGGCCTCGGGGGCGCTGAACGTGGAGTGCAGGGTCTGCGGGGACAAAGCCTCGGGCTTCCACTACGGCGTGCACGCCTGCGAGGGCTGCAAG GGCTTCTTCCGCCGGACAATCCGCATGAAGCTGGAGTACGAGAAGTGTGAGCGGAGCTGCAAGATTCAGAAGAAGAACAGGAACAAGTGCCAGTACTGCCGCTTCCAGAAGTGCCTCTCGCTGGGCATGTCACATAACG CGATCCGCTTCGGCCGCATGCCGGAggcagagaagaggaagctggTGGCGGGGCTGACGGCGAGCGAGATCAGCTGCCAGAACCCACAGGTGGCCGACCTGAAAGCTTTCTCCAAGCACATCTACAACGCCTACCTGAAAAACTTCAACATGACCAAAAAGAAGGCGAGAGGTATCTTGACCGggaaggccagcagcacccca CAGCCTTTCGTGATCCATGACATGGACACCCTGTGGCAAGCAGAGAAGGGGCTGGTGTGGAAGCAGCTGGTGAATGGGATTCCCCCCTACAAGGAGATCGGGGTGCACGTCTTCTACCGCTGCCAGTGCACCACGGTGGAGACCGTGCGGGAGCTCACCGAGTTCGCCAAGAGCATCCCCAGCTTCGTCGGCCTCTACTTGAACGACCAAGTGACTTTGCTGAAGTACGGGGTGCACGAGGCCATCTTCGCCATGCTGGCCTCTATCATGAACAAGGAcgggctgctggtggccaaCGGGAACGGCTTTGTGACCCGCGAGTTCCTGCGCAGCCTGCGCAAGCCCTTCAACGAGATCATGGAGCCCAAATTCGAGTTTGCTGTGAAGTTCAACGCGCTGGAGCTGGATGACAGTGACCTGTCTCTGTTTGTGGCTGCCATTATCCTGTGTGGAG ACCGTCCTGGCCTGATGAACGTGAAGCAGGTGGAGGAGATCCAGGACAACATCCTGCGGGCGCTGGAGTTCCACCTGCAGTCCAACCACCCCGACGCCCAGTACCTCTTCCccaagctgctgcagaagatggCCGACCTGCGGCAGCTGGTGACGGAGCACGCCCAGCTGGTGCAGAAGATCAAGAAGACGGAGACCGAGACCTCCCTGCACCCTCTCCTTCAGGAGATCTACAAGGACATGTACTAA